In Actinobacillus indolicus, a single genomic region encodes these proteins:
- a CDS encoding YgiW/YdeI family stress tolerance OB fold protein: MKKYLVLSTLVASVALVGCSNNNNTQQVFGANVPATTISVKQALSARDDSYVTVEGNIISQVDDDEYILADTSGQIRVEIDNHIWQGQNVSKNDKVRIYGEIDSELNKAELKARELTILK; this comes from the coding sequence ATGAAAAAATATCTAGTTTTATCAACCCTTGTTGCATCAGTTGCTTTAGTAGGTTGTAGCAATAACAACAATACCCAACAAGTGTTTGGAGCCAATGTTCCGGCAACGACAATCAGCGTAAAACAAGCGTTATCGGCTCGTGATGATAGCTATGTTACCGTTGAAGGCAACATTATTAGCCAAGTTGATGACGATGAATACATTTTGGCAGATACAAGCGGTCAGATCCGTGTTGAAATTGACAACCATATTTGGCAAGGTCAAAACGTAAGTAAAAATGACAAAGTGCGTATTTACGGTGAAATTGACAGCGAATTGAATAAAGCTGAGTTAAAAGCTCGAGAATTAACGATTTTAAAATAG
- a CDS encoding YgiW/YdeI family stress tolerance OB fold protein, giving the protein MKKLMTVATLLTLSTSAFAGYQGNNTQSGYTGGNVATVTTVAKAKRAYDNTPASISGYIVKQIDEDTFIFKDSTGQIQIDVDDDAWNGLNVSAKNKVRIYGEVDKDDGRTQIDVHRISK; this is encoded by the coding sequence ATGAAAAAATTAATGACAGTGGCAACATTACTTACTCTTTCAACATCTGCTTTTGCTGGTTATCAAGGTAATAATACACAAAGCGGTTATACTGGCGGCAATGTTGCTACAGTAACGACAGTAGCAAAAGCCAAAAGAGCCTATGACAATACGCCAGCCTCTATTTCTGGCTATATTGTGAAACAAATTGATGAAGATACATTTATCTTTAAAGATAGCACAGGTCAAATTCAAATTGACGTTGATGATGACGCTTGGAATGGCTTAAATGTTAGCGCAAAAAACAAAGTTCGTATTTACGGTGAAGTAGATAAAGATGATGGAAGAACTCAAATTGATGTTCACCGTATTAGCAAATAA
- the purM gene encoding phosphoribosylformylglycinamidine cyclo-ligase, producing the protein MVTTQLSYKDAGVDIHAGNELVERIKGDVKRTRRPEVIGGLGGFGALCALPTKYKEPILVSGTDGVGTKLRLAIDLNKHDTIGIDLVAMCVNDLVVQGAEPLFFLDYYATGKLDVDVASSVIKGIANGCEQSGCALVGGETAEMPGMYHEGDYDLAGFCVGVVEKSEIIDGSKVQVGDTLIALGSSGPHSNGYSLIRKVLEVSGAKPTDLLEGKPLSEHFLAPTKIYVKSVLELIKQAEVHAIAHLTGGGFWENIPRVLPADVKAVINEASWEWLPSFKWLQEKGNISRYEMYRTFNCGVGMVIALPEKDVETALKVLTEAGENAWVIGKIEALGSGTEQVEIL; encoded by the coding sequence ATCGTGACAACACAACTAAGTTATAAAGATGCTGGTGTCGATATTCACGCTGGTAATGAATTAGTCGAACGTATTAAAGGTGATGTAAAACGCACTCGCCGTCCTGAAGTCATCGGCGGATTAGGTGGCTTTGGTGCTTTATGTGCATTACCAACCAAATACAAAGAGCCGATTTTAGTGTCTGGCACTGATGGTGTGGGTACAAAATTGCGTTTAGCGATTGATTTAAATAAACACGATACGATTGGTATCGACTTAGTCGCAATGTGTGTGAATGATTTAGTCGTACAAGGTGCTGAACCATTGTTCTTCCTTGATTACTATGCAACAGGTAAATTAGATGTTGATGTAGCAAGCTCTGTCATTAAAGGCATTGCCAATGGGTGTGAACAATCTGGCTGTGCATTAGTTGGTGGTGAAACCGCAGAAATGCCAGGGATGTATCACGAAGGCGATTACGACTTAGCAGGTTTCTGCGTTGGTGTTGTGGAAAAATCAGAAATTATTGATGGCTCAAAAGTTCAAGTTGGCGATACGCTGATTGCATTGGGTTCAAGCGGTCCACATTCGAATGGTTACTCCTTGATCCGTAAAGTGTTAGAAGTAAGCGGTGCAAAACCAACAGATTTACTCGAAGGTAAACCATTGAGTGAGCATTTCCTTGCACCAACTAAAATCTATGTAAAATCGGTGTTGGAGTTAATTAAACAAGCTGAAGTTCACGCTATCGCACACTTAACAGGCGGTGGTTTCTGGGAAAATATTCCACGTGTATTACCAGCCGATGTAAAAGCTGTGATTAATGAAGCAAGCTGGGAATGGTTGCCATCATTTAAATGGTTACAAGAAAAAGGTAACATCAGCCGTTATGAAATGTATCGCACCTTTAACTGTGGTGTAGGTATGGTGATTGCTCTACCTGAAAAAGATGTTGAAACAGCATTAAAAGTGTTAACGGAAGCCGGCGAAAATGCTTGGGTGATCGGTAAGATTGAAGCATTAGGTAGTGGCACAGAACAGGTTGAAATTCTGTAA
- the dksA gene encoding RNA polymerase-binding protein DksA, whose protein sequence is MTVAKPTSLSLLALAGVSPYQLGKDEEYMSEAQIEHFRKILKAWHAQIMEEAERTKSQMQDEVTNFADPADRATQEEEFSLELRNRDRERKLLKRIEQTLIKLDEGDYGYCDTCGIEIGLKRLEARPTAELCVDCKTLAELREKQMGG, encoded by the coding sequence ATGACAGTGGCAAAACCCACTTCTTTAAGTTTATTAGCCCTTGCGGGTGTCTCACCTTACCAATTAGGTAAGGATGAAGAATATATGAGCGAAGCTCAAATTGAGCATTTCCGCAAAATTTTAAAAGCATGGCACGCTCAAATTATGGAAGAGGCTGAGCGCACTAAAAGTCAAATGCAAGATGAGGTGACGAACTTTGCTGATCCTGCTGACCGTGCAACGCAAGAAGAAGAGTTTAGCCTTGAATTACGCAACCGTGATCGTGAACGTAAATTGCTCAAACGTATTGAACAGACCTTAATCAAGTTAGATGAAGGCGACTACGGCTATTGCGATACTTGTGGCATTGAAATCGGCTTAAAACGTTTAGAGGCTCGTCCAACGGCAGAACTTTGCGTAGATTGCAAAACCCTTGCAGAGCTACGTGAAAAACAGATGGGCGGTTAA
- the pcnB gene encoding polynucleotide adenylyltransferase PcnB: protein MRSAPELTEPHRHTPKKKSNHKQQAVPSHILHKKFTQPAGHYGISPKDFPSNAIAIINKLQKNGYEAYMVGGCIRDLLLGQKAKDFDIATNARPEEIQKIFGRQCRLIGRRFRLAHIVFGREIYEVATFRADHHSNATEKMSKTSEAGMLLRDNVYGTLREDAERRDFSVNAFYYDVSHNLIYDFFNGIDDLKAGKLVLIGDPVTRYQEDPVRMLRAIRFMAKLDMFLDKASDEPIRKMAVLLKNIPAARLFDESLKLLQSGYGHKTYELLRKYGLFEQLFPVLSPFFTEYGDSNSERMISKALNSTDERIRDDLRVNPAFLFAALLWYPLREKIDELKNEGGLNSHDAMMLAANEILVESVKAVALHRRYTTVIRDIWSLQFQFPKRTGKRPQQTLEHIKFRAGFDLLVMRAEIEGGDLVELSAWWHEYQFSNEAQRAEMLKNVKHLPPLRDDEPKKKRRPRRKFNCKKKVVKGEE, encoded by the coding sequence ATGCGTTCAGCCCCAGAATTGACTGAACCGCACCGACATACACCCAAGAAAAAATCGAACCATAAGCAACAAGCCGTACCGTCCCATATTCTGCATAAAAAATTTACCCAACCTGCAGGGCATTACGGTATTTCGCCAAAAGATTTTCCAAGTAACGCCATTGCCATTATCAATAAACTTCAGAAAAATGGCTATGAAGCCTATATGGTTGGCGGTTGTATTCGAGATTTATTACTAGGTCAAAAAGCCAAAGATTTTGATATTGCGACCAATGCTCGCCCAGAAGAAATTCAAAAAATCTTTGGTCGCCAGTGTCGCCTAATCGGACGGCGTTTCCGCTTGGCTCATATCGTCTTTGGGCGTGAGATTTACGAAGTTGCCACATTCCGAGCTGATCATCACAGCAATGCGACCGAAAAAATGTCGAAAACCAGCGAAGCAGGAATGCTGTTGCGGGATAATGTTTACGGCACACTTAGGGAAGATGCGGAGCGTCGTGATTTTAGCGTCAATGCTTTTTACTATGATGTTAGCCATAATTTGATCTACGATTTTTTCAACGGCATAGACGATCTGAAAGCAGGAAAACTTGTGCTGATCGGCGATCCTGTTACTCGTTATCAAGAAGATCCTGTACGAATGTTGCGTGCAATTCGCTTTATGGCAAAACTGGATATGTTCCTAGATAAAGCGAGTGACGAGCCTATTCGCAAAATGGCGGTGTTACTCAAAAACATTCCTGCTGCTCGCCTGTTTGATGAGTCGTTGAAATTATTGCAATCGGGTTATGGTCACAAAACCTACGAATTACTACGCAAATATGGTTTATTTGAACAACTTTTCCCTGTATTAAGCCCATTTTTTACCGAATATGGCGACAGTAACAGCGAACGAATGATTAGCAAGGCTCTCAATTCCACCGATGAACGTATTCGTGATGATTTACGGGTTAATCCAGCCTTTTTATTTGCCGCTTTACTTTGGTATCCGCTACGCGAGAAAATTGATGAATTGAAAAACGAAGGTGGTCTAAACAGCCATGATGCAATGATGTTGGCAGCCAATGAAATTTTGGTGGAGAGCGTTAAAGCGGTTGCATTACATCGTCGTTATACCACGGTTATTCGTGATATTTGGTCGTTACAGTTCCAATTTCCAAAACGCACAGGCAAACGTCCACAACAAACACTTGAGCACATCAAATTCCGTGCAGGTTTTGATTTACTCGTGATGAGAGCTGAAATTGAAGGTGGCGATTTAGTCGAATTAAGTGCGTGGTGGCACGAATATCAATTTAGCAATGAAGCACAACGTGCGGAAATGTTAAAAAACGTCAAGCATTTACCTCCCCTTAGAGACGACGAACCGAAGAAAAAACGTCGTCCACGCCGTAAATTCAACTGTAAAAAGAAAGTCGTAAAAGGGGAAGAATAG
- the folK gene encoding 2-amino-4-hydroxy-6-hydroxymethyldihydropteridine diphosphokinase: MTTVYVALGSNLENPLAQLKQAVVSLQTFAKNLKVSSFYGSKPLGPQDQPDYVNAVVKFDTDLTAIALLDKLQRIENEQGRVRLRRWGERTLDLDILLYGNEQIQSERLTVPHYDMHNREFVIVPLYEISPELVLPSGQLLAQLYPQFADHQMITFE; the protein is encoded by the coding sequence GTGACAACCGTTTATGTTGCCCTTGGCTCTAACTTAGAAAATCCGCTTGCTCAACTTAAGCAAGCGGTCGTTTCGTTGCAAACTTTTGCAAAAAATCTGAAAGTCAGCTCTTTTTACGGCAGTAAACCACTCGGCCCACAGGATCAACCTGATTATGTGAATGCCGTGGTAAAATTTGATACGGATCTCACCGCTATCGCATTATTGGATAAGTTACAACGTATTGAGAACGAACAAGGACGAGTTCGCTTGCGTCGTTGGGGCGAACGCACCCTTGATCTTGATATTTTGCTCTATGGCAATGAACAAATTCAAAGCGAACGCCTAACTGTTCCCCATTATGATATGCACAACCGAGAGTTTGTGATTGTGCCGTTATATGAAATCAGTCCTGAATTGGTTTTGCCGAGTGGACAGCTGTTAGCACAGCTTTATCCGCAATTTGCCGATCATCAGATGATCACTTTCGAATAA
- a CDS encoding ABC transporter ATP-binding protein: MALINLSNAYLGFGDHPLLDHTELHIEQGERVCLVGRNGAGKSTLMKVLAGEVQLDDGKLIFEKDIVVTRLEQDPPRHIEDTVFDYVAEGIAHLADLLKQYHHISQQMLTDYSDTLMSQLSQVQAQLEHANGWQFENRIQDTLKLLELDPEKRLCELSGGWVRRAALARALVADPDVLLLDEPTNHLDVDTIAWLENLLLEFKGSIIFISHDRAFIRKMATRIVDLDRGKLVSYPSNYDVYLETKAEDLRVEALQNELFDKKLAQEEVWIRQGIKARRTRNEGRVRALKALREERKARREVQGTVKIQLDQTARSGKIVFEVENASYEVAGKTLLKNFSTTILRGDKIAFIGANGIGKTTLIKLLLGEIQPTAGTVRCGTKLEVAYFDQYRAELDPEKTVMDNVADGKQDIEINGVKRHVLGYLQDFLFPPKRAMTPVKALSGGERNRLLLAKLLLKPNNLLILDEPTNDLDVETLELLEEMLADYQGTLIIVSHDRQFIDNTATECYIFEGEGIVNKYIGGYHDAKQQQANYFATLEANKRSDSTKNVQKMEEKAPLVEPEKPRQDTAKKVKLSYKEQRELEALPEKMEQFEAEIEALQAEVNSADFFAKDPSYTQAQLQKLADTEMALEQAFERWEELENIKNGIA, encoded by the coding sequence ATGGCTTTAATTAACCTTTCTAACGCCTATTTAGGCTTTGGCGATCATCCACTACTTGATCATACTGAATTACATATTGAACAGGGCGAACGTGTCTGTCTTGTCGGACGAAACGGGGCAGGCAAATCGACCTTAATGAAAGTGCTGGCTGGCGAAGTTCAGTTAGACGATGGCAAATTGATTTTTGAAAAAGATATTGTTGTCACCCGTTTAGAACAAGATCCACCCCGTCATATAGAAGATACCGTTTTTGATTATGTCGCAGAAGGGATCGCACATTTAGCCGATCTTTTAAAGCAATATCACCACATTTCGCAACAAATGCTGACAGATTACAGCGATACGCTGATGTCGCAACTTTCGCAAGTTCAGGCTCAACTGGAACACGCTAACGGTTGGCAGTTTGAAAACCGTATTCAAGATACCTTGAAGCTATTAGAACTTGATCCTGAAAAACGGTTGTGCGAGCTGTCGGGCGGTTGGGTTCGCCGTGCGGCGTTGGCTCGTGCATTGGTGGCGGATCCAGATGTGTTACTGTTGGACGAACCGACCAACCATTTAGATGTGGATACGATTGCTTGGTTAGAAAATCTGTTGTTAGAGTTTAAAGGCAGTATTATTTTTATCTCTCACGACCGTGCTTTTATTCGCAAAATGGCAACTCGTATCGTCGATTTAGATCGGGGAAAATTAGTTTCCTATCCTAGTAATTACGATGTTTACCTTGAAACTAAAGCCGAAGATCTGCGTGTAGAAGCCTTACAAAATGAGCTGTTTGATAAAAAATTAGCCCAAGAAGAAGTTTGGATCCGTCAAGGGATTAAAGCTCGCCGAACCCGTAATGAAGGGCGTGTGCGAGCCTTGAAAGCCTTACGAGAAGAACGTAAAGCACGCCGAGAAGTACAAGGTACGGTAAAAATCCAGCTCGATCAGACCGCTCGATCAGGCAAAATTGTGTTTGAAGTGGAAAATGCCAGCTACGAAGTGGCTGGTAAAACCTTGCTGAAAAACTTCAGCACCACGATTTTACGTGGCGATAAAATTGCTTTTATTGGGGCGAATGGGATCGGCAAAACGACATTGATTAAGTTGTTGCTCGGCGAAATTCAGCCAACCGCAGGGACGGTACGTTGTGGCACTAAGTTAGAAGTGGCTTATTTCGATCAATACCGTGCAGAGCTTGATCCTGAAAAAACGGTAATGGATAACGTGGCGGACGGCAAACAAGATATTGAAATCAATGGGGTAAAACGCCACGTGCTTGGTTATTTGCAAGACTTCCTATTTCCACCGAAACGGGCTATGACCCCAGTCAAAGCCTTATCGGGCGGTGAACGTAACCGCTTGTTATTAGCTAAATTATTGCTGAAACCAAATAACCTACTGATTTTGGACGAACCTACCAACGACCTTGATGTAGAAACCTTAGAGCTACTGGAAGAGATGTTGGCGGATTATCAAGGCACTTTGATTATTGTCAGCCACGACCGTCAATTTATCGACAATACCGCAACGGAATGCTACATCTTTGAAGGCGAAGGGATTGTGAATAAATATATTGGTGGCTACCACGATGCGAAGCAACAACAGGCGAATTATTTTGCTACATTAGAAGCAAACAAGCGGTCAGATTCAACGAAAAATGTGCAAAAAATGGAAGAGAAAGCACCGCTTGTTGAACCTGAAAAGCCAAGACAAGATACCGCTAAAAAAGTCAAACTTTCTTATAAAGAGCAACGAGAATTAGAAGCCCTGCCTGAAAAAATGGAACAGTTTGAAGCAGAAATTGAAGCCTTACAAGCCGAAGTGAATAGTGCGGATTTCTTTGCTAAAGATCCGAGCTATACTCAAGCTCAGTTACAAAAATTAGCGGATACGGAAATGGCATTAGAGCAAGCGTTTGAACGTTGGGAAGAGCTTGAGAATATTAAGAATGGTATTGCATGA
- the tcdA gene encoding tRNA cyclic N6-threonylcarbamoyladenosine(37) synthase TcdA translates to MTRIDNYEQRFGGIGRLYTPEGLAKLRQSHVCVIGIGGVGSWAVEALARSGVGKLTLIDMDDICVTNINRQIHAMSGEIGKLKTEVMQERITKINPECNVTIIDDFLTQDNLSDYLLRDYDYVIDAIDSVKVKAALIAFCKRNKIKIITTGGAGGQTDPTQIQITDLSKTIQDPLASKVRSLLRKEYNFSQNPKRKFGIDCVFSTQPLIFPKMSEGCEVSATMNCANGFGAATMVTATFGFFAVSRVINKLLR, encoded by the coding sequence ATGACAAGAATAGATAACTATGAACAACGTTTTGGCGGAATCGGTCGCCTTTATACGCCTGAAGGATTAGCAAAGCTACGCCAATCACATGTGTGTGTAATTGGTATCGGTGGTGTTGGATCTTGGGCGGTGGAAGCTTTGGCGCGTTCAGGCGTGGGGAAACTTACCTTGATTGATATGGATGATATTTGCGTGACCAATATCAATCGCCAAATTCATGCCATGTCAGGCGAAATCGGTAAACTGAAAACCGAAGTCATGCAAGAACGCATTACCAAAATTAACCCAGAATGCAATGTGACGATTATTGATGATTTCTTAACGCAAGATAATTTGAGTGACTATTTGTTACGTGACTATGATTATGTGATTGATGCGATTGATAGCGTTAAGGTGAAAGCGGCTTTAATTGCTTTTTGTAAGCGTAATAAAATTAAAATCATCACCACAGGCGGAGCAGGGGGGCAAACTGATCCGACCCAAATACAAATTACCGATTTAAGCAAGACCATTCAAGATCCGCTGGCTTCAAAAGTCCGTAGCTTGTTACGCAAAGAGTATAACTTCAGCCAAAATCCAAAGCGGAAATTTGGTATTGATTGCGTGTTTTCAACCCAGCCATTGATTTTTCCAAAAATGAGTGAGGGCTGCGAAGTGTCTGCTACGATGAACTGTGCCAATGGCTTTGGCGCAGCAACCATGGTGACGGCAACTTTCGGTTTTTTTGCGGTCAGTCGTGTTATTAATAAGCTATTGCGTTAA
- a CDS encoding amidohydrolase family protein, producing MSQLIRTLKSHIRDEVIKKGGWVNSHAHADRAFTMTPEKIKIYQNANLQQKWDLVDEVKRNSSVDDYYRRFSQAIELMISQGVTAFGTFVDIDQVCEDRAILAAHKAREVYKNDIILKFANQTLKGVIEPNARKWFDIGSEMVDMIGGLPYRDELDYGKGLEAMDILMETAKSQGKMLHVHVDQFNNQKEKETEQLCDKALEHGMQGRVVAIHGISIGAHPREYRQMLYKKMKSVDMMMIACPMAWIDSPRKDEVLPFHNALTPADEMIPEGITVAIGTDNICDYMVPLCEGDMWQELSLLSAGCRFTNLEEMANIASINGRKVLGLL from the coding sequence ATGAGCCAGTTAATTCGTACATTAAAAAGCCATATTCGTGATGAAGTAATTAAAAAAGGCGGCTGGGTAAACTCCCATGCCCACGCAGATAGGGCTTTTACGATGACCCCTGAAAAAATCAAAATTTATCAAAATGCGAATTTACAGCAAAAATGGGACTTGGTTGATGAAGTCAAGCGTAATTCAAGTGTTGATGACTACTATCGTCGCTTCAGTCAAGCGATTGAATTGATGATTTCGCAAGGGGTAACGGCGTTTGGCACCTTTGTTGATATTGACCAAGTGTGTGAAGACAGAGCGATTTTAGCCGCACATAAAGCACGTGAAGTCTATAAAAACGATATTATTTTAAAATTTGCCAACCAGACGTTAAAAGGCGTGATTGAGCCAAATGCGCGCAAGTGGTTTGATATTGGTTCAGAAATGGTGGATATGATTGGTGGTTTGCCATATCGTGATGAATTAGATTATGGCAAGGGATTAGAAGCTATGGACATTTTAATGGAAACGGCAAAATCTCAAGGCAAAATGTTGCATGTCCATGTGGATCAATTCAATAACCAGAAAGAAAAAGAGACAGAGCAGTTGTGTGATAAGGCTCTAGAGCATGGTATGCAAGGTCGAGTCGTGGCGATTCATGGTATCTCAATCGGCGCACATCCAAGAGAGTATCGTCAGATGCTATATAAGAAAATGAAATCCGTAGATATGATGATGATTGCTTGTCCGATGGCATGGATTGACAGTCCGCGTAAAGATGAAGTGTTGCCTTTCCACAATGCTTTAACCCCAGCAGATGAAATGATCCCAGAAGGCATTACGGTGGCAATCGGAACGGACAATATCTGTGACTACATGGTTCCTCTCTGTGAAGGCGATATGTGGCAAGAGTTGAGCTTACTTTCAGCGGGTTGCCGTTTTACCAACTTAGAGGAAATGGCAAACATTGCAAGTATTAACGGACGTAAAGTATTAGGATTACTTTAG
- the ampD gene encoding 1,6-anhydro-N-acetylmuramyl-L-alanine amidase AmpD: protein MQKTLKIEKGWLLNTKQVLSPHFNPRPYQDDISLLVIHYISLPPDEFGCDFIDRFFEGTLDPTLHPYFEEIKDLRVSAHCLINREGQITQYINFNDMAWHAGVSCFEGREKCNEFSIGIELEGSNNQPFTEAQYQTLANLTQVIMQAYPQITPERIAGHNQIAPERKIDPGQYFDWEYYRSLL from the coding sequence ATGCAGAAAACATTAAAGATTGAAAAAGGTTGGTTGTTAAATACCAAGCAAGTACTCTCTCCACACTTTAATCCAAGGCCCTATCAGGATGATATTTCTCTTTTGGTGATTCATTATATCAGCCTGCCACCTGATGAATTTGGCTGTGATTTTATTGATCGTTTTTTTGAAGGCACGTTAGACCCAACCCTTCACCCCTACTTTGAAGAGATTAAAGATTTACGGGTTTCCGCTCATTGTTTAATTAATCGAGAAGGTCAGATTACCCAATATATTAATTTTAACGATATGGCTTGGCACGCTGGCGTTTCTTGTTTTGAAGGACGTGAAAAATGCAATGAGTTTTCTATCGGAATTGAGCTGGAAGGCAGTAACAATCAACCTTTTACAGAGGCGCAATATCAAACCTTAGCTAACCTTACGCAAGTGATTATGCAAGCCTATCCACAAATCACACCTGAGCGTATTGCAGGTCACAATCAAATTGCCCCAGAACGAAAAATCGACCCGGGACAGTATTTTGATTGGGAATATTATCGTTCATTGCTTTAA
- a CDS encoding 23S rRNA (adenine(2030)-N(6))-methyltransferase RlmJ codes for MLSYRHSFHAGNHADVLKHIVLTLILHALKQKEKGFFYLDTHSGVGRYSLQSSEAEKTGEYIEGIARLWERTDLPEEVALYLNEIKKINKDKLRFYAGSPLLAVQQLRPQDRALLTELHPNDFPLLRNEFAKTPNVVTKRENGFQQLKSALPPKEKRGLVLIDPPYELKEDYELVVKAIEEGYKRFATGVYAIWYPVVLRQHTKRIVRGLVETGIRKILQIELAVRPDSDQRGMTASGMIVINPPWQLESQMKKILPYLTDVLVPEGTGSWTVEWITRE; via the coding sequence ATGCTGAGTTATCGTCACAGTTTTCACGCAGGCAACCACGCCGATGTCCTTAAACATATCGTTTTAACCCTCATCTTGCACGCTTTAAAGCAAAAAGAAAAAGGCTTTTTCTACCTTGATACCCATTCGGGCGTAGGGCGTTATAGCTTGCAAAGTAGCGAAGCGGAAAAAACAGGGGAATATATTGAAGGTATTGCTCGTCTTTGGGAGAGAACCGATCTACCCGAAGAAGTTGCGTTATACCTAAATGAAATCAAAAAAATTAACAAAGATAAACTGCGTTTTTACGCAGGCTCGCCGTTGCTTGCTGTGCAACAATTACGTCCACAAGATAGGGCTTTACTCACAGAGTTACACCCTAACGACTTCCCACTACTTCGCAATGAATTTGCCAAAACACCTAATGTGGTGACAAAACGAGAAAACGGCTTCCAGCAGTTAAAATCAGCCTTACCGCCAAAAGAAAAGCGTGGCTTGGTGCTGATCGATCCGCCTTATGAATTAAAAGAAGATTATGAGCTGGTGGTAAAAGCCATTGAAGAAGGCTACAAACGCTTTGCCACAGGCGTTTATGCGATTTGGTACCCTGTGGTGCTTCGCCAACACACCAAACGTATCGTACGAGGCTTAGTTGAAACGGGGATCCGCAAAATTTTACAGATTGAATTAGCCGTTCGCCCTGACTCAGACCAACGTGGTATGACGGCAAGCGGTATGATTGTGATTAATCCACCGTGGCAGTTAGAAAGCCAAATGAAAAAGATTTTACCCTATTTAACCGATGTGCTTGTACCGGAAGGAACGGGCAGCTGGACGGTAGAGTGGATTACGCGAGAATAA
- the pyrE gene encoding orotate phosphoribosyltransferase: protein MQQYKHDFIEFALSRNVLKFGEFTLKSGRQSPYFFNAGLFNTGRDLAKLGEYYAEAIQASKIDYDVLFGPAYKGIPIATTVAVALANQFDVDKPCCFNRKEVKDHGEGGNLIGSPLKGKILLVDDVITAGTAIRESMEIIQANHATLAGVMIALNRKEKGKGELSAIQEVERDYSCQVFSIIDFDDLLQFIEQSEQYAPYLAKMRAYREQYGV, encoded by the coding sequence ATGCAACAATACAAACACGACTTTATCGAATTTGCCTTAAGCCGAAATGTGCTTAAATTCGGCGAATTTACCTTAAAATCAGGCAGACAAAGCCCTTACTTCTTTAATGCAGGATTATTTAATACCGGCAGAGATCTCGCCAAATTGGGCGAATATTACGCCGAAGCGATCCAAGCTAGCAAAATTGACTATGATGTGTTATTCGGACCTGCTTACAAAGGCATTCCGATTGCAACTACTGTGGCTGTAGCGTTAGCGAATCAGTTTGATGTCGATAAGCCTTGTTGCTTTAATCGCAAAGAAGTTAAAGATCACGGCGAAGGCGGAAATCTTATCGGTAGCCCGTTAAAAGGTAAAATTTTATTGGTGGACGATGTAATTACCGCAGGCACAGCAATTCGTGAATCCATGGAAATCATTCAAGCCAATCATGCAACCTTAGCGGGTGTGATGATTGCATTAAACCGTAAAGAAAAAGGCAAAGGCGAACTTTCAGCAATTCAGGAAGTAGAACGTGATTACAGCTGTCAGGTTTTTTCGATTATTGATTTTGACGACTTACTGCAATTTATTGAACAATCGGAACAATATGCGCCGTATTTGGCGAAAATGAGAGCATATCGAGAGCAGTATGGTGTGTAG